Proteins encoded within one genomic window of Cryptosporangium minutisporangium:
- a CDS encoding FAD-dependent oxidoreductase gives MTDYDVAVVGAGPAGSATALRLARAGARVVLLERSRFEHPRVGESLSPDVNPLLRELGVPLPEGTPSYGVRSFWGGAASSSTVFSPYGTGWYVDRVAFDDRLARSAAAAGAVLRTGTTCVGISPGWTLRLSPGEPVRARVLVDATGRAARIGRRLDAERLAFDRLVAVTGFLPAADPGGFGLLETVPEGWWYSAPAGADRLVAMLLTDAELCRGLRLGEVDRWRAHQGPETAARLRGPGSPHATFPPHSEGLRVVPASSHRLHRSAPDLAGQGAPWLAVGDAALAVDPITGTGVVRALRSAQAAAETVLALLAGRDALPAYEAALDHECTAYLRRRVEYYAAEDRWPTAPFWQRRLRGLSASGASPAPGTD, from the coding sequence GTGACTGACTACGACGTCGCGGTCGTCGGCGCCGGCCCGGCCGGGTCGGCGACGGCGCTCCGGCTGGCGCGCGCCGGAGCCCGGGTGGTGCTGCTCGAACGCTCGCGCTTCGAGCACCCCCGGGTCGGTGAGTCGCTCTCCCCCGACGTGAATCCCCTGCTCCGCGAGTTGGGCGTGCCGCTGCCCGAGGGCACGCCGTCCTACGGCGTCCGGAGCTTCTGGGGCGGCGCGGCGTCCAGCTCGACGGTGTTCAGCCCGTACGGCACCGGCTGGTACGTCGACCGGGTCGCGTTCGACGACCGGTTGGCGAGGTCCGCCGCCGCGGCCGGGGCGGTGCTGCGGACCGGGACGACCTGCGTCGGGATCTCGCCCGGGTGGACCCTGCGGTTGTCACCGGGAGAGCCCGTCCGGGCTCGCGTCCTGGTCGACGCGACCGGCCGAGCCGCGCGGATCGGCCGGCGCCTGGACGCGGAGCGGCTCGCGTTCGACCGATTGGTCGCGGTGACCGGGTTCCTGCCCGCTGCCGACCCCGGGGGTTTCGGGCTGCTCGAGACCGTGCCGGAGGGCTGGTGGTACTCCGCGCCGGCCGGGGCGGATCGTCTCGTCGCGATGCTGCTCACCGACGCCGAGCTGTGCCGCGGGCTCCGGCTCGGCGAGGTCGACCGCTGGCGGGCGCACCAGGGTCCGGAGACCGCCGCGCGGCTCCGCGGCCCGGGTTCACCGCACGCCACGTTCCCACCGCACTCCGAGGGTCTGCGGGTCGTCCCGGCATCGAGCCACCGACTGCACCGCTCCGCGCCGGACCTCGCCGGGCAGGGTGCGCCGTGGCTGGCGGTCGGCGATGCGGCCCTCGCCGTCGATCCGATCACCGGCACCGGCGTCGTCCGGGCACTCCGCTCCGCGCAGGCCGCGGCCGAGACGGTTCTCGCGCTCCTCGCCGGGCGCGACGCCCTTCCGGCCTACGAAGCGGCGCTCGACCACGAGTGCACGGCCTACCTGCGCCGGCGTGTGGAGTACTACGCCGCCGAGGACCGCTGGCCGACGGCCCCGTTCTGGCAGCGCCGCCTTCGCGGCCTCTCCGCCTCAGGAGCCTCTCCAGCCCCAGGGACTGACTGA
- a CDS encoding LodA/GoxA family CTQ-dependent oxidase, whose protein sequence is MATVYKIHPAIGVARVGNSPDEFFLGPERVGARPEPPGGYKDDQCRIKRQAARFRIFAHHDDGTVAEVTDAQATIRWTVHLANSKAAHPDRGNTESAADLTIDPGPRTVTGPNQRHLFDTGTIRFAGAPVTTVPLGELRSTPENRLLVLGGSGHSASPAGTALSGHFWANDDWYDDVADGPVTASITVRADGSTPPVVGAWVLVAPPKFAPDLDSLVTLYDRITGALVDAGRLPAPTTTSYTRDVHPILQRTRDTGWVEDVPGVHTWSEPVVADPLRARIFARLKTPGGGGGNMPRLNDSTGDGRLTGVQYGHLQRWKDGAYVNDWVGVPAPQADVTPDGMDRAALDACVGASFFPGIEAGGLDESSRPIIDPGNYAEPYRLDHSRLRPGGLTHVMALPWQADFAACGTRWWPVPRPNSVIRGGRLGQSFTAGVADSAEDMVTAWHRLGFVVRQGNQHVEVDRCDTTSVNLLTPVLDFQHVPQGLMGMAREAALAITFEVTAASAPVTLEYVPGGGPAHPQLVAFTQSVTVGPTGPSGVATARLWVIYRTGLAGALLPPQRLTIRQAGTSSTWTVTVTGDTVARRTTAVSLVLDRSGSMADDRGDGVPKHVSLRAAAAAFVDVMLEDDGVGLVRFNEDAQPLQSVLPLGTGGLSDVHRGRIKDLLSSAELDPDGETSIGDGVAEGRNLLAGAAADFDAGALVVLTDGLENQERWIADVVGGLTASTYAIGFGQPQNISVPALQALSGNTGAYLLVTGSIDGDDRFRLHKYFLQILAGIAQAEVVLDPDATLPEGELERFPFTLVAEDSGVDVVLLTPDPAAVDFRLETPSGQLIEPWRAEAEPGMRHVRSDGVAYYRLALPFEYDQNRFDHAGTWHVVLQLGAPRDARSASPNGTDQSLRYAAPARAHVVPGAPDTDDLPRLARRAVLAAEGVADADVPAAEAAEFRSVPFSLLVHAYSSLTFNAHVTQREFGPGSWVDLDATLARAGVPLVGWGQVWAEVTRPDTEGFRVALAEGDEGRFTGGFAAHQIGAYRIRIRGRGTTPSGESIAREQTLTAAVWRPVG, encoded by the coding sequence ATGGCGACCGTCTACAAAATTCACCCGGCGATCGGCGTAGCGCGCGTCGGCAACAGCCCGGACGAGTTCTTTCTCGGCCCCGAGCGTGTCGGCGCGCGCCCCGAGCCGCCCGGCGGATACAAGGACGACCAGTGCCGGATCAAGCGCCAAGCCGCCCGGTTCCGCATCTTCGCCCATCACGACGACGGCACGGTCGCCGAGGTCACCGACGCGCAGGCGACGATCCGCTGGACCGTGCACCTCGCCAACTCGAAGGCGGCCCACCCGGACCGCGGCAACACCGAGTCCGCCGCCGACCTCACGATCGATCCGGGGCCCCGCACGGTGACCGGTCCGAACCAGCGGCACCTGTTCGACACCGGAACGATCCGCTTCGCCGGCGCCCCGGTGACCACCGTCCCGCTCGGTGAGCTCCGCTCCACCCCGGAGAACCGGCTGCTCGTGCTCGGCGGCTCCGGGCACTCGGCGTCTCCCGCCGGAACCGCGCTCAGCGGGCACTTCTGGGCCAACGACGACTGGTACGACGACGTCGCCGACGGGCCGGTCACCGCGTCGATCACGGTGCGCGCCGACGGCTCGACGCCGCCGGTGGTCGGCGCCTGGGTGCTCGTCGCCCCGCCGAAGTTCGCGCCGGACCTGGACAGCCTAGTCACGCTCTACGACCGGATCACCGGCGCGCTGGTCGACGCCGGGCGGTTACCGGCGCCGACGACCACGTCGTACACCCGCGACGTCCACCCGATCCTGCAGCGCACCCGGGACACCGGCTGGGTCGAGGACGTGCCGGGCGTGCACACCTGGAGCGAGCCGGTCGTCGCCGACCCGCTGCGCGCCCGGATCTTCGCCCGGTTGAAGACACCGGGCGGCGGGGGCGGCAACATGCCGCGGCTCAACGACAGCACCGGCGACGGCCGGCTCACCGGCGTCCAGTACGGGCACCTACAGCGCTGGAAGGACGGGGCCTACGTCAACGACTGGGTCGGCGTCCCGGCGCCGCAGGCCGACGTCACACCGGACGGAATGGACCGGGCCGCGCTGGACGCCTGCGTCGGCGCGTCGTTCTTTCCCGGCATCGAGGCCGGCGGTCTCGACGAGTCGTCGCGCCCGATCATCGACCCGGGCAACTACGCCGAGCCGTACCGGCTCGACCACAGCCGGCTCCGGCCGGGCGGCCTGACCCACGTCATGGCGCTGCCGTGGCAGGCCGACTTCGCCGCGTGCGGTACCCGGTGGTGGCCGGTTCCCCGGCCGAACTCGGTGATCCGGGGTGGACGGCTCGGCCAGTCGTTCACCGCGGGAGTGGCGGACAGCGCCGAGGACATGGTGACCGCCTGGCACCGGCTCGGGTTCGTCGTCCGGCAGGGCAACCAGCACGTGGAGGTCGACCGCTGCGACACCACGTCGGTGAATCTGTTGACGCCGGTGCTGGACTTCCAGCACGTCCCGCAGGGATTGATGGGCATGGCCAGGGAGGCCGCGCTCGCGATCACGTTCGAGGTGACCGCGGCGAGCGCCCCGGTGACGCTGGAGTACGTACCGGGTGGCGGTCCGGCACATCCCCAGCTGGTGGCGTTCACCCAGTCGGTCACCGTCGGGCCGACCGGGCCGTCCGGCGTCGCCACCGCCCGGCTCTGGGTGATTTATCGAACCGGGCTGGCCGGTGCCCTGTTGCCACCGCAGCGACTCACGATCCGCCAGGCCGGCACGTCGTCCACCTGGACCGTGACCGTCACCGGCGACACCGTGGCGCGGCGCACCACCGCGGTCTCGCTCGTCCTCGACCGGTCCGGCAGCATGGCCGACGACCGTGGCGACGGCGTGCCGAAGCACGTGTCGCTGCGGGCGGCCGCCGCCGCGTTCGTCGACGTGATGCTGGAGGACGACGGCGTCGGGCTGGTGCGGTTCAACGAGGACGCCCAGCCGCTCCAGTCGGTGCTCCCGCTGGGCACCGGGGGGTTGTCGGACGTCCACCGGGGCCGGATCAAGGACCTGCTCAGCAGCGCCGAGCTGGATCCGGACGGGGAGACGTCGATCGGCGACGGGGTCGCCGAGGGCCGGAACCTCCTGGCCGGCGCCGCCGCGGACTTCGACGCGGGCGCGCTGGTCGTGCTCACCGACGGCCTGGAGAACCAGGAACGGTGGATCGCCGACGTCGTCGGGGGCCTCACCGCGTCGACGTACGCGATCGGGTTCGGGCAGCCGCAGAACATCAGTGTGCCGGCGCTGCAGGCGCTCTCCGGGAACACCGGCGCGTACCTCCTGGTCACCGGGTCGATCGACGGCGACGACCGGTTCCGGCTGCACAAGTACTTCTTGCAGATCCTCGCCGGGATCGCGCAGGCCGAGGTGGTACTCGACCCGGACGCCACGCTGCCCGAGGGTGAACTCGAACGGTTCCCGTTCACGCTGGTGGCCGAGGATTCCGGCGTGGACGTCGTCCTGCTCACGCCGGATCCGGCCGCGGTGGACTTCCGGCTGGAGACGCCGAGCGGCCAGCTGATCGAGCCGTGGCGCGCCGAGGCGGAGCCGGGGATGCGGCACGTCCGGTCGGACGGCGTCGCGTACTACCGGCTCGCGCTGCCGTTCGAGTACGACCAGAACCGGTTCGACCACGCCGGCACGTGGCACGTCGTCCTGCAGCTCGGTGCGCCGCGGGACGCGCGCAGCGCCAGCCCGAACGGCACCGACCAGTCGCTCCGGTACGCGGCGCCCGCCCGGGCGCACGTCGTCCCCGGCGCGCCGGACACCGACGACCTCCCGCGGCTCGCGCGGCGGGCCGTGCTCGCCGCGGAGGGCGTAGCTGATGCCGACGTCCCCGCTGCCGAGGCGGCCGAGTTCCGCAGTGTGCCGTTCAGCCTGCTCGTGCACGCGTACTCGTCGCTGACGTTCAACGCGCACGTCACGCAGCGGGAGTTCGGGCCGGGCTCCTGGGTGGACCTGGACGCCACGCTGGCCAGGGCGGGAGTGCCGCTCGTCGGCTGGGGCCAGGTGTGGGCGGAGGTGACGAGGCCGGACACCGAGGGCTTCCGGGTGGCACTCGCCGAGGGCGACGAGGGACGGTTCACCGGTGGGTTCGCCGCGCACCAGATCGGCGCCTACCGAATCCGGATCCGCGGCCGGGGCACCACCCCGAGCGGCGAGTCGATCGCCCGGGAGCAGACGCTGACCGCGGCGGTGTGGCGCCCGGTTGGCTGA
- a CDS encoding High-affinity nickel-transporter — protein sequence MRTLISRLAVVCAALGLVVVWSADPAEAHPLGNFSVNQLAALTFSPERVDVRAVVDAAELPTLQEKPAVDRDRDGSPSTAERAAYAGTACAALARGFTVRVGGARVPWTVASAAFGYEPGSAGLTTSRLTCELTGPAGLGSPAAVDVGSAYRTDRVGWREITAVGRGVALVDSPLPTTDSSNELRSYPADLLNSPLDVRSASFRTRPGGASTFDAEAPAVADGSVFARWTAAADETLRSMLGRSELTPTVGILAVLLALALGAGHAALPGHGKTVMAAYLAGRRGRRRDALVVGATVTLTHTGGVLVLGLVLTTVAGLAGETALGYLGVASGVLVAAVGTGMLVSARRRRAHGHSHGHGHSNSHSHSHGHGHGPGHSHSPDHSHGPEHGPTRPGRAGLIGIGIAGGLVPSPSALVILLGAIGLGRTAFGVLLVVGYGLGMAGALTAAGLALIVVQERWRWRPFPRLTARWSSAAPLATAGMVLLVGLGLAGRALVTV from the coding sequence ATGCGGACGTTGATCAGCAGGCTGGCTGTCGTCTGCGCGGCGCTCGGCCTGGTCGTGGTGTGGTCGGCCGACCCCGCGGAGGCGCATCCGCTCGGCAACTTCTCGGTGAACCAGCTCGCGGCGCTCACGTTCTCGCCGGAGCGGGTCGACGTCCGGGCGGTCGTCGACGCCGCCGAACTGCCGACGCTCCAGGAGAAGCCCGCGGTCGACCGGGATCGGGACGGGTCACCGTCCACGGCCGAGCGGGCGGCGTACGCCGGGACGGCCTGCGCGGCGCTCGCCCGCGGGTTCACGGTGCGGGTCGGCGGCGCGCGGGTGCCGTGGACGGTGGCGTCGGCGGCGTTCGGCTACGAACCGGGGTCGGCCGGGCTCACGACCAGCAGGCTGACGTGCGAGTTGACCGGTCCGGCCGGGCTGGGGTCCCCCGCGGCGGTGGACGTGGGGAGCGCGTACCGGACCGACCGCGTCGGCTGGCGGGAGATCACCGCCGTCGGGCGCGGCGTCGCGCTGGTGGACTCGCCGCTCCCGACGACCGACTCCAGCAACGAGCTGCGCAGCTACCCGGCGGACCTGCTGAACTCGCCGCTCGACGTCCGGTCCGCGTCGTTCCGGACGCGTCCCGGAGGTGCCTCCACGTTCGATGCGGAAGCCCCGGCGGTCGCCGACGGCTCGGTGTTCGCCCGGTGGACCGCCGCCGCGGACGAGACGCTGCGGTCGATGCTCGGACGGTCGGAGCTCACGCCGACGGTCGGCATCCTGGCGGTGCTGCTGGCCCTCGCACTCGGCGCCGGACACGCCGCGCTGCCCGGGCACGGCAAGACCGTGATGGCCGCGTACCTCGCCGGCCGCCGCGGACGACGCCGGGACGCGCTGGTGGTGGGCGCGACCGTGACGCTGACGCACACCGGTGGCGTGCTGGTGCTCGGGCTGGTGCTGACCACGGTGGCCGGGCTGGCCGGGGAGACCGCTCTGGGGTACCTCGGCGTGGCCAGCGGGGTGCTGGTCGCGGCGGTCGGTACCGGCATGCTGGTCTCGGCGCGCCGACGCCGCGCGCACGGGCACTCGCACGGGCACGGCCACTCGAACTCGCACTCGCACTCGCACGGGCACGGGCACGGGCCGGGCCACTCGCACTCGCCGGATCACTCGCACGGACCGGAGCACGGGCCGACGCGGCCGGGGCGGGCCGGGCTGATCGGGATCGGGATCGCCGGCGGGCTCGTTCCCAGCCCATCCGCGCTGGTGATCCTGCTCGGCGCCATCGGCCTGGGACGGACCGCGTTCGGCGTCCTGCTCGTCGTGGGTTACGGGCTCGGCATGGCGGGCGCGCTCACCGCCGCCGGGCTCGCGCTGATCGTCGTGCAAGAACGCTGGCGGTGGCGCCCCTTCCCCCGGCTCACCGCGCGCTGGTCGTCGGCGGCCCCGCTCGCGACCGCCGGGATGGTACTCCTCGTCGGCCTCGGTCTCGCCGGGCGTGCGCTGGTCACCGTCTGA